TCCAGTTTGAGATTGATGTCGTTGAATTCGACGCTGGTTGGCGTGGCTGCAACGCGGCTCGCCAGTTCGACCTTGGTCAGGCTGCCTTCCGCCATGGCCGGGAGTTTCTGACCGACACTGTCGACGAAACTTGCGAGGTCGAACTGGGCGATCGAAATGCCGCCGTTCAGTTGCGGCGTCTTGTCGAGATCGTTGACTTTCAGCTCGCCCAACGCGCGCAACTGGTTAAGGGAAAGCTTGATGCCGGTCCATTCCGCGACATTTGCCGCTCGGTCCAGGGACAATTGGCCTTGGGCTGCGAAACTGACTGTCTTGCCCTGCAGCGGATCGCCGGTGGCTTCGCCGGACAACTTCAGGTCTTCGAATCGATAGCGCTGCACGGCGCGTTCGAAGCGCAGCTCGCCGGTCATTTCGGTGCGCACGCGCACGGCGGGCTGGTTGCTCGACAGGAACGCCGTGAGGGTGACCGGGATGTTGGTCGAGTCATGGACCGGGCCGGTGCTCAACTGGATACTTTCGGCAGTGAACTGTTTGCCGGTCTGTTCGTCGGTGTACTCGACCCGGGCGTTGTTGACGGTCAGGCTGTCGATGTCCAGGCGCGTCGGCTGCGCGGGTTTTTCTGCAGGTGCGTTGGCCGGTGGGGCGGGCTGTTCGACCGGCGTCGGCGCGTCCTTGGTTGGCGCGGACGCGGGCGCCTTGCCGATGTCCTGCCAGTTACCGTGGCCATTCTTGTCACGGTTGAGGCGCAGGTTCAGGCCTTCGACCCGGACATCGCTCATCTGCACTTCGCGGCGCAGCAACGGCATGACCCGCACCGACAGGCCGAGCATCTGCAAGTCGGCGAAAGGCTGCGTCGGATTGGCCAGGGTGGCGACGCTGGCTTCGTGCAGTTCCAGGCCCAGCCATGGGAACAGACTCCAGCCAATATCCCCATTGAGCGTCAGCTCGATGTGGGCTTTGTCGCGGGCTATCTGGCGAATTTCTTCCTTGTAGTCGTTGGGATCGAAGAGGTGGGTCAGGGCAAAGCCCAGGGCCACGATGATCAGCAACAGCCCGAGAAGTACCAGACCCAGGATTTTGCCGAACGCTTTCATGGGCGAATCCTTGTAGGTTGAGTTCAAATTTTGCCTGGGAGTATAACGTCCCGGGTTGGTGGAGCGTTGGGTGATCGATTTTTCGACCTGCCGTTAACCGGCCGGATGCGGTCCCGTGGCGAGGGAGCTTGCTCCCTCGCCATGGGACCGCTAGCAAATATCCAGCGGCAATTTCAATTTCGCCGCCAGTGCCTGGACTTCCAGATGCCCGGCCGGCGCCTGAAGTCGAAGCTCGGCATTATCTTGCTGGGCCATCCTCCGGGCTTCGCTCACCAGCCGTTCAGCCACGCCACGACGGCGCGTGATATTTCGTACGCATAGGTGGGACAAGCGCCAGGCGTCCTGGTGCCGTTGCAGCCGTGCGGCCCCGAGCAGGCGATCATTGAAGCGTGCCGCGATCAACGAATCTTCCGCCAGGCATTCTCCGATCAATTGCGTGGCGTCGCTGAACGGCTCGAACAGCCAGGCGGGCGCGTCCCGATAGATTTTCTGCAGGTCCTGCTGGTCCTGTTGAGTGGCTTGTTCCAGGTGCTCGACAACGATGGGCATGGAAATTCCTGAAAAATAAACGCATGGCCCCCTACAGAAAGCGGGCAGAGGCGCGATAAGACGAATGACAGGAAAAAGGTGATAGCACTTTGGTTTTTCTGTCACGAGCAAATGGTAACCTTTGTCAGTTCGTCCGTCCTTCTGCGGCGTGATGTCGCACTAAAATGGAGCTTCACTGCAAAATACAGTCATGCCTGCGTGCAATGAAGGCTGAGGGTGAAGTGTG
This genomic interval from Pseudomonas alvandae contains the following:
- the panM gene encoding aspartate 1-decarboxylase autocleavage activator PanM, coding for MPIVVEHLEQATQQDQQDLQKIYRDAPAWLFEPFSDATQLIGECLAEDSLIAARFNDRLLGAARLQRHQDAWRLSHLCVRNITRRRGVAERLVSEARRMAQQDNAELRLQAPAGHLEVQALAAKLKLPLDIC